A portion of the Blastochloris tepida genome contains these proteins:
- the hisN gene encoding histidinol-phosphatase — protein sequence MRAVDFAAFVDELATVSAAAILPFFRTAIGVDDKRKRGQFDPVTDADRAGEVAMRSLISRTFPEHGILGEEFGRERADATWVWTLDPIDGTKSFIAGIPAWGTLIGLMREGTPVYGMMHQPFIGERFTGDGAAARYRGPAGPRDLVVRPCPALSDAVLFTTSPLLFAEPDLEAFRRVEREAKLSRYGGDCYAYCMVAAGLIDLVIETGLDDHDIVPLIPIIEGAGGIVTNWEGGSAAKGGRVVAAGDRKLHEAALKLLNG from the coding sequence ATGCGCGCCGTCGATTTCGCTGCCTTCGTGGACGAACTCGCCACCGTCTCGGCTGCGGCCATCCTGCCGTTCTTCCGCACCGCCATCGGCGTCGACGACAAGCGCAAGCGCGGGCAGTTCGATCCGGTCACCGACGCCGACCGCGCGGGCGAGGTGGCGATGCGCAGCCTGATCAGCCGCACCTTCCCCGAGCACGGCATCCTCGGCGAGGAGTTCGGCCGCGAGCGCGCCGACGCCACCTGGGTCTGGACGCTCGACCCCATCGACGGCACCAAGTCGTTCATCGCCGGCATCCCGGCCTGGGGCACGCTGATCGGGCTGATGCGCGAGGGCACGCCGGTCTACGGCATGATGCACCAGCCCTTCATCGGCGAGCGCTTCACCGGCGACGGCGCCGCCGCCAGATACCGCGGCCCGGCCGGTCCGCGCGATCTGGTGGTGCGGCCCTGCCCGGCGCTGTCGGACGCGGTGCTGTTCACCACCAGCCCGCTGCTGTTCGCCGAGCCGGACCTGGAGGCGTTCCGCCGCGTCGAGCGCGAGGCGAAGCTGTCGCGCTATGGCGGCGACTGCTACGCCTACTGCATGGTGGCGGCCGGGTTGATCGACCTCGTGATCGAGACCGGTCTCGACGACCATGACATCGTGCCGCTGATCCCGATCATCGAGGGCGCGGGCGGCATCGTCACCAATTGGGAGGGCGGCTCCGCCGCCAAGGGCGGCCGGGTGGTCGCCGCGGGCGACCGCAAGCTGCACGAGGCGGCGCTGAAACTGCTGAACGGGTGA
- a CDS encoding alpha/beta fold hydrolase, which produces MELFPTPTNPVPSEAVCGRIQTRDGVGLRFARFAPIVTPRRGTVCLFTGRAEQIEKYFETVENLRQRGFAVAMLDWRGQGGSDRLLKNPRKGFVRSFDDYELDIETFVREVVYPDCPPPFFALAHSMGGTILIRAAKRGRRWFERTVAVSPMIQIRLKRGRLARGAAQFFRSAGLGGLYVPGGKPTDMLSRPFEVNRLTSDAARYARNAEIARTYPRLGLGSPTIAWVDAAFRVTEEFADPAYPSSLRHPLLLVSAGNDQIVATPEADRFALRLLGGAGLVIPGARHEILQERDTVREQFWAAFDAFVPGSRA; this is translated from the coding sequence ATGGAACTCTTCCCCACGCCCACCAATCCCGTCCCGAGCGAGGCCGTCTGCGGCCGCATCCAGACGCGTGACGGCGTCGGCTTGCGGTTCGCGCGCTTCGCGCCGATCGTCACGCCGCGCCGCGGCACGGTGTGCCTGTTCACCGGCCGCGCCGAGCAGATCGAGAAGTATTTCGAGACGGTCGAGAATCTGCGCCAGCGCGGGTTCGCGGTGGCGATGCTGGATTGGCGCGGGCAGGGCGGCTCCGACCGGCTGCTGAAGAACCCGCGCAAGGGCTTCGTGCGCTCGTTCGACGATTACGAACTCGACATCGAGACGTTCGTCCGCGAAGTGGTCTATCCGGACTGCCCGCCGCCCTTTTTCGCGCTGGCCCACTCGATGGGCGGCACCATCCTGATTCGCGCCGCCAAGCGCGGCCGGCGCTGGTTCGAGCGCACGGTCGCCGTCTCGCCGATGATCCAGATCCGGCTGAAGCGCGGACGACTGGCGCGGGGCGCCGCGCAGTTCTTCCGTTCGGCCGGGCTCGGCGGGCTCTATGTGCCGGGCGGCAAGCCCACCGACATGCTGAGCCGGCCGTTCGAGGTCAACCGGCTCACCTCCGATGCCGCGCGCTACGCCCGCAACGCCGAGATCGCCCGGACATATCCGCGATTGGGGCTGGGGTCGCCGACCATCGCCTGGGTCGATGCCGCCTTCCGGGTGACCGAGGAGTTCGCCGACCCGGCCTATCCCTCGTCGCTGCGCCACCCGCTGCTGCTGGTTTCCGCCGGCAACGACCAGATCGTCGCGACGCCCGAGGCCGACCGGTTCGCCCTCAGGCTGCTGGGCGGGGCGGGGCTGGTGATCCCCGGCGCGCGCCACGAGATCCTGCAGGAGCGCGACACGGTTCGCGAGCAGTTCTGGGCGGCGTTCGACGCCTTCGTGCCCGGCTCGCGGGCGTGA
- a CDS encoding Hsp20 family protein codes for MRTFDLAPLYRSTIGFDRLFSLLDQSAGAESTPSYPPYNIERTGENAYRISIAVAGFTGEDLSIEAREQSLTVRGDKRPDQAKPEFLYQGIAARAFERRFQLADHVVVQGARLEHGLLHIDLVRQIPEAMKPRTIPISTTGDTPKTIDAAPEKVAA; via the coding sequence ATGCGTACGTTCGATCTCGCCCCGCTCTATCGCTCCACCATCGGCTTCGACCGCCTGTTCTCGCTGCTCGACCAGAGCGCGGGCGCCGAGTCGACGCCGTCCTACCCGCCCTACAACATCGAGCGGACCGGCGAGAATGCCTACCGCATCTCGATTGCCGTCGCCGGCTTCACCGGCGAGGATCTGTCGATCGAGGCCCGCGAGCAGAGCTTGACCGTCCGCGGCGACAAGCGCCCCGACCAGGCCAAGCCCGAATTCCTCTATCAGGGCATCGCCGCGCGGGCGTTCGAGCGGCGCTTTCAGCTCGCCGACCATGTCGTGGTCCAGGGCGCCCGGCTTGAGCACGGCCTGCTCCACATCGACCTCGTGCGTCAGATTCCCGAGGCGATGAAGCCGCGCACCATCCCGATCAGCACCACCGGCGACACGCCGAAGACCATCGACGCCGCCCCCGAGAAGGTGGCTGCCTGA